In Microvenator marinus, one genomic interval encodes:
- the mreC gene encoding rod shape-determining protein MreC gives MNVFWNQHRSKLALGVLIISAFALIATSSGSEVGTKTPLLTKITLLPATPALGVSSASILAVTGFIDSFLESELEVENRELQLENARLREEKARLIGVLQENERLRRVLELRTRRPEFDLTPAKVIARDTSPYFRVLHIRIALEPESPIEPRMPVISAQGLVGQVHRVFDKYAEVIIVSDPRHRVDAIAQRTRAQAVVEGLGHDSDYFAKLSYLRDSDEVRPGDLMVTSGMGEFMPKELVIGTVKEVQSAQRGLFQEATIEPAVDFSRLEEVFVLTGVR, from the coding sequence TTGAACGTCTTTTGGAACCAGCATCGCTCAAAGCTCGCGCTCGGCGTCCTGATAATTAGCGCCTTCGCGCTCATCGCCACGTCCTCCGGCAGCGAAGTAGGCACCAAGACCCCATTACTGACCAAGATCACTCTTCTGCCAGCCACACCTGCGCTCGGTGTTAGTTCGGCTTCTATCCTTGCTGTCACGGGGTTTATCGACTCATTTTTGGAATCTGAACTCGAAGTCGAAAACCGCGAACTCCAACTCGAAAACGCTCGTCTTCGAGAAGAAAAAGCCAGGCTCATTGGGGTTTTGCAGGAAAATGAGAGGCTTCGAAGGGTCCTGGAACTCAGGACGCGACGGCCAGAGTTCGACCTCACCCCGGCCAAAGTCATTGCGCGCGACACCTCGCCATATTTTCGCGTTCTACACATAAGAATCGCGCTCGAACCCGAATCACCAATCGAACCAAGAATGCCCGTGATCTCGGCTCAGGGCCTCGTGGGGCAGGTTCATCGAGTGTTCGATAAATACGCCGAGGTCATCATCGTCTCCGACCCGCGTCACCGGGTCGATGCCATTGCACAGCGCACCCGCGCTCAAGCGGTCGTCGAAGGACTCGGACACGATAGCGACTATTTCGCCAAGCTCTCCTATTTGCGCGATTCGGACGAGGTCCGCCCTGGCGACCTCATGGTCACGAGCGGTATGGGAGAATTCATGCCCAAAGAGCTGGTTATCGGCACGGTCAAAGAGGTCCAAAGTGCACAACGAGGCCTCTTCCAAGAGGCCACTATCGAGCCGGCCGTAGATTTCTCTAGACTCGAAGAAGTCTTCGTCCTGACCGGAGTGCGATGA
- a CDS encoding ATP-binding cassette domain-containing protein: MRKDAPIISCFHVNVEDPRRGMRVLNDISLEVARGAWVEIVGPSASGKSLLFSILSLRGRAARPSKLVIGGRNLDKADAADIAELRRHIGSCAETPQLLRDRTVIENLVVPFVVRHEPRMALSHAEGLLERLDLEYLRDIRVEECSRQERLCLGVMLAMIGEPELILLDSLLEQLEPRFAKPLMNELRACHLSGSSVVLFGREFSENARRGERYRLDEGALIQIEQPVIVELAGGAQ; the protein is encoded by the coding sequence ATGCGCAAGGATGCGCCCATTATTTCGTGTTTTCACGTCAACGTCGAAGATCCGCGCAGGGGAATGCGGGTTCTGAACGATATCAGTCTAGAAGTGGCCCGAGGGGCGTGGGTTGAAATCGTGGGACCCTCTGCATCGGGAAAGAGTTTGCTTTTCTCGATTCTGAGTCTTCGCGGGCGTGCGGCGCGCCCGAGCAAATTGGTCATTGGTGGCAGGAATCTGGACAAGGCAGACGCGGCCGATATTGCCGAGCTGCGTCGTCATATTGGCAGCTGCGCAGAGACTCCACAGCTCCTTCGGGACCGCACGGTGATTGAGAATTTGGTCGTTCCTTTTGTGGTGCGTCACGAGCCTCGGATGGCGTTGAGCCATGCCGAAGGCCTGCTCGAACGGCTCGACCTCGAGTACCTGCGCGACATTCGTGTGGAAGAGTGTTCACGGCAAGAAAGACTATGCCTCGGCGTGATGCTCGCCATGATCGGTGAACCCGAGCTTATCCTACTCGATAGCCTGCTGGAGCAACTTGAACCGAGATTCGCCAAACCGCTCATGAACGAGTTGCGGGCGTGTCACCTGAGTGGCTCCTCGGTGGTCCTATTCGGGCGTGAATTCAGCGAGAATGCGCGGCGCGGTGAGCGTTATCGCCTCGATGAAGGGGCGCTGATTCAAATCGAGCAACCCGTGATCGTAGAGCTCGCCGGAGGTGCCCAATGA
- a CDS encoding DUF547 domain-containing protein, with translation MRKALLLWALLGFGCAPEAKVIDSPLVQHIEKGKEAAPEKVFDHSVWNELLAAASLPAESKVRYQVFLDRKAELESYLQALADADLKSLNRDEQMALLINAYNAYTVKLILEKYPAIKSIKDIDDPWKQKRWVVGGETLSLDDIEHGLLRPIYKDPRIHFAVNCASIGCPPLADFAFTGPKLEAQLESVTSSTLKNPAYARLSGSTLELTSILDWYGSDFTNTSFKGHQKTVAAYVANYSTPEVKKVVEAANGDPKVSFIPYDWKLNDKL, from the coding sequence ATGAGAAAAGCTCTTTTGCTCTGGGCATTGCTCGGATTCGGCTGCGCCCCAGAAGCTAAAGTCATCGACAGCCCGCTCGTCCAACACATCGAGAAGGGGAAAGAGGCTGCACCTGAGAAGGTCTTTGACCACAGCGTGTGGAATGAATTGCTCGCCGCCGCGTCCCTACCCGCGGAGTCAAAGGTTCGCTACCAGGTCTTCTTAGACCGGAAGGCAGAGCTCGAATCGTATCTGCAAGCCCTGGCGGACGCCGATCTCAAATCGCTCAACCGCGACGAACAAATGGCACTCCTCATCAACGCCTATAACGCCTACACGGTGAAGCTGATTTTGGAGAAGTACCCGGCCATCAAGAGCATCAAGGATATCGACGACCCGTGGAAACAAAAACGCTGGGTCGTAGGCGGTGAAACCTTGAGCCTAGACGATATCGAGCACGGTCTATTGCGTCCCATCTACAAAGACCCGCGGATTCATTTCGCCGTCAACTGCGCCTCAATCGGCTGCCCTCCCCTGGCCGACTTCGCGTTTACGGGACCCAAACTCGAAGCACAGCTCGAGTCAGTCACTTCGTCCACACTGAAGAATCCAGCCTACGCACGGCTCAGCGGGTCGACCTTGGAGCTGACGTCAATCCTCGACTGGTATGGGTCGGACTTCACGAACACCTCGTTCAAAGGCCACCAGAAGACCGTTGCGGCGTATGTGGCCAACTACAGCACCCCAGAGGTCAAGAAAGTAGTTGAGGCCGCCAATGGCGACCCCAAGGTGTCTTTCATCCCTTATGATTGGAAGCTAAACGATAAGCTTTGA
- a CDS encoding D-alanyl-D-alanine carboxypeptidase family protein has product MKAILSALLLSFFLSATSWAESPDQDFDALVQKRGLKPATCLLFVDAASIEARTQKWRALIQDWWTQNPEHLTAWIIGAAKPPQSVVEESTNQKDCMLVSLIVAAADPSNEMVVHWGDENHDASAMPRIFDRFQTDTRFRRNLIDWITRSDYRDAREQSYIWHRKFVFRGNPFNRVSAHAAKKCELPEGRTWNPAMSSHRTCWFETLSTEEREVEILGASAAPGISRHHWGTDFDLFSLNPRNFVDGARMNDEYQWLAKHGVHWGYSQAYIGGHQDHGYMEERWHWSYVPIAAALQEHVRANEAHFAAALNAQWDSFESRWGSKHPEDRRFFNFIRENWRPFMFHVNQGFSK; this is encoded by the coding sequence ATGAAAGCTATCTTATCGGCACTTTTGCTGAGTTTTTTTCTCTCAGCAACCTCCTGGGCAGAATCTCCCGATCAGGACTTCGATGCTCTGGTGCAAAAGCGCGGGCTGAAACCCGCAACGTGCCTGCTCTTCGTAGACGCCGCGTCCATTGAGGCCCGCACGCAGAAATGGCGAGCGCTGATTCAAGATTGGTGGACCCAAAACCCTGAACACTTGACGGCCTGGATCATCGGGGCTGCAAAACCGCCACAATCCGTCGTCGAAGAATCTACGAATCAGAAAGACTGCATGCTCGTCTCCCTGATTGTGGCTGCGGCGGACCCGAGCAATGAAATGGTCGTTCATTGGGGTGACGAGAATCACGACGCGAGCGCCATGCCTCGTATCTTCGACCGATTTCAAACCGATACCCGATTTAGAAGGAATCTCATCGACTGGATTACTCGCTCGGATTATCGCGATGCGCGCGAACAGTCCTACATCTGGCACCGCAAGTTCGTGTTTCGTGGCAATCCCTTCAATCGCGTGTCAGCCCACGCCGCAAAGAAATGCGAGCTCCCCGAAGGAAGAACCTGGAATCCGGCCATGAGCAGTCATCGAACCTGCTGGTTCGAAACCCTCAGTACCGAAGAGCGCGAGGTCGAGATTCTCGGGGCATCCGCAGCCCCCGGCATCTCGAGGCACCATTGGGGAACCGACTTCGACCTCTTCAGCCTAAATCCACGCAATTTTGTGGACGGGGCCCGTATGAACGACGAATACCAATGGCTCGCAAAGCATGGAGTGCATTGGGGATACTCACAGGCCTATATCGGCGGGCATCAAGACCACGGCTATATGGAAGAGCGCTGGCATTGGTCCTACGTGCCCATCGCGGCAGCGCTACAAGAACATGTGAGGGCGAACGAGGCCCATTTTGCGGCCGCGCTGAATGCACAATGGGACAGTTTTGAATCTCGTTGGGGCAGCAAACATCCCGAAGATAGGCGTTTTTTCAACTTTATTCGTGAAAACTGGAGACCTTTCATGTTTCACGTCAACCAAGGATTTTCCAAATGA
- the mrdA gene encoding penicillin-binding protein 2 — translation MQPKQKPDYGVTRYLGLIVFVAFAFSIILGRLWYIQVINGDTYFRASTENIIRNVETRPPRGKILDAHGTVLAENRPSYDVFVHPHLVSEKDRPEVLTLLTKYLNLNETDLKRVEKGLEARAGEVSVKRDIPRYQVALLEGDRLRLPGLEIQANSHRYYPLEHVGSHVIGFVGEIRSQELKELRSTGYRPGDYIGRVGVESSFEAVLRGSPGIERSVVDARGIPQGEAETKFLIGDYQKVRPVPGRDVKLTLDSRLELIIDEAMKNYPSGAVVAVDPRDGSVLAAYSKPSFNPNSWSGRLSTTEKIQSDNNPYKPMLDKSISAYFPGSIFKLAGALAALEEGMMKPDDTIKCSGSYLFGGRRFRCWKGGGHGKMNVMEALQHSCDVYFYKVAETLGIDKIAEYAYRFGFGEPTGYPVNSESPGRVPTKEWHAKITPGGFQHGFALNTVLGQGDTLTTPLQAALAYAALANGGTIYYPRLIDRILNADGSTLFEFEPRVRKTIKASDEHVAVLKKGLWMTVQEDGGTSYPYRIEEVEVSGKTGTAQVKKIGRIRVANRDKEFRFRDHAWFSAYAPSKEPTIAITVFLEHGGHGSSDATPVAMEILKRWFEGDDPRTRKIGDNVPEIFPSENPGNPGQEEELEEEVADE, via the coding sequence ATGCAGCCCAAACAAAAACCAGATTATGGGGTCACACGGTATCTTGGGCTAATCGTCTTCGTGGCCTTTGCGTTTTCCATCATCCTCGGGAGGCTCTGGTACATTCAGGTGATCAACGGAGACACCTATTTCCGGGCGAGTACTGAGAATATCATTCGCAACGTGGAGACCAGGCCGCCGCGCGGAAAAATTCTGGACGCACACGGAACCGTTTTGGCCGAGAACCGTCCGTCCTACGACGTTTTTGTGCACCCGCACCTGGTCTCTGAAAAGGACCGCCCCGAGGTGCTTACGCTTCTGACGAAGTACCTCAACCTCAACGAAACTGACCTCAAACGCGTAGAAAAGGGGTTGGAAGCAAGAGCCGGTGAAGTCTCGGTCAAACGGGATATCCCGAGATATCAAGTGGCTCTTCTTGAAGGTGACCGCCTGCGACTCCCCGGCTTAGAAATCCAGGCGAATTCACATCGATACTACCCGCTTGAACACGTCGGCTCACACGTCATCGGATTCGTGGGCGAGATACGTTCTCAAGAGCTCAAAGAGCTGCGTTCCACGGGCTACCGACCAGGTGACTATATCGGGCGAGTGGGCGTTGAAAGCTCATTCGAGGCCGTTTTGCGGGGCTCTCCGGGCATTGAGAGGTCAGTGGTGGACGCCCGTGGAATCCCGCAGGGAGAGGCTGAGACCAAGTTTCTTATCGGTGATTATCAGAAAGTTCGCCCGGTCCCTGGTCGCGATGTGAAACTCACGCTCGACTCGAGGCTTGAGCTCATCATCGACGAAGCCATGAAGAACTACCCGTCGGGCGCAGTAGTCGCGGTTGATCCGCGAGATGGAAGCGTACTCGCGGCGTACAGCAAACCCTCGTTCAACCCAAACTCTTGGTCGGGGCGGCTCTCCACCACCGAAAAGATTCAGTCCGATAACAACCCCTATAAGCCGATGTTGGACAAATCGATCAGCGCCTACTTCCCCGGGTCGATTTTCAAGCTCGCGGGAGCCCTTGCAGCGCTTGAAGAAGGCATGATGAAGCCGGACGACACCATCAAATGTTCGGGCTCCTACCTTTTTGGTGGCAGGCGATTCCGTTGTTGGAAAGGCGGCGGGCACGGCAAGATGAACGTGATGGAAGCCTTGCAACACTCGTGTGATGTGTACTTTTACAAGGTTGCGGAGACCCTCGGGATCGACAAGATCGCTGAGTACGCCTACCGCTTCGGATTTGGCGAGCCCACCGGCTATCCGGTCAATTCAGAAAGTCCTGGTCGCGTGCCCACCAAGGAGTGGCACGCCAAGATCACGCCGGGTGGATTCCAACACGGTTTTGCCCTCAACACGGTGCTCGGACAAGGTGATACGCTGACCACACCCCTGCAGGCCGCGCTCGCCTACGCAGCCCTTGCGAACGGCGGGACCATCTACTACCCGCGCCTCATCGACCGGATCTTAAATGCCGACGGCTCAACCCTCTTCGAGTTTGAACCTCGGGTGCGAAAGACCATCAAGGCCAGCGACGAACATGTGGCGGTCTTGAAGAAAGGACTCTGGATGACCGTTCAAGAGGATGGTGGCACCTCCTACCCGTATCGCATTGAAGAGGTTGAAGTCTCCGGCAAAACCGGCACCGCGCAGGTCAAAAAAATCGGCCGAATACGCGTCGCAAATCGGGACAAGGAGTTTCGATTCCGCGACCACGCTTGGTTTTCTGCCTACGCTCCTTCAAAGGAGCCGACCATTGCCATCACGGTCTTTCTGGAGCACGGAGGCCATGGAAGCTCGGATGCTACACCGGTGGCTATGGAAATCTTGAAACGATGGTTTGAAGGAGACGACCCGCGCACACGTAAGATCGGTGACAACGTTCCCGAGATCTTCCCGTCCGAAAACCCAGGAAACCCGGGCCAAGAGGAAGAGCTAGAAGAAGAGGTGGCAGATGAATAA
- a CDS encoding peptidylprolyl isomerase, with amino-acid sequence MLQDIRSASRSGWTYIMVGVLIVVFAVFFGAPLDGCGSATQRALVAKVGGEDLHTDDVNIIYNRTFGGQRTVDESQIQSQQAVALRALLMIHVMAEKAEELGLRVSDDELQAYIKDPLNNFEFLYAYGQSGSFDGPFYKAYVQNQLRTPLPKYEDFKRRELLARKYVSLLEAQIQASEWEIRELHKVRNESVTFEYIKLDPETLMDAIQVSDEEVTAFLAENKEVVEKYYTDNKADYEDAEEVRLRRIFILKPGEAEGDDKREEAAKKFATAKTRVESENFADVAGELTEDFAKEKQGLMDWSTLENLDQNIAKAIADAKVGDVREVETDFAYMLVKVEERKEAKVTPLSEVERDIAGTILKTQKVDAEIKRMADALLAAAGSQTDLQAALDSLKPAAGEDGVRPESPWDALSVAVAQDVTLEGQDLSALLGRPMPGLGRPWDMIPGIGKSKELALDVFKLTEAEPLAKKVYQVTGSSFIVRLKSKQEATDEKLAETRDELALEIRGTKISQLLGSWPALFSRPISNFGEPVTKYGPVLEQMLKDAIEDKTVRLFEANYPAATRITTPPEEAPEIAGLEQLVQ; translated from the coding sequence ATGTTGCAGGATATTCGTTCAGCCTCCAGAAGTGGTTGGACTTACATTATGGTCGGTGTGTTGATCGTGGTCTTCGCGGTGTTCTTCGGAGCTCCACTCGATGGCTGCGGCTCGGCTACTCAGCGCGCGTTGGTGGCGAAAGTAGGGGGTGAAGACCTTCATACAGACGACGTCAATATCATTTACAACCGTACCTTTGGCGGACAGCGCACGGTGGATGAATCGCAGATTCAAAGCCAGCAAGCGGTCGCACTGCGCGCGCTTCTGATGATCCACGTGATGGCTGAGAAAGCCGAGGAGCTCGGGTTGCGCGTCAGCGATGATGAGCTTCAGGCCTATATCAAAGATCCGCTGAACAACTTCGAATTCCTCTATGCTTACGGGCAAAGCGGCTCATTCGATGGCCCATTCTATAAGGCATACGTGCAAAATCAGCTTCGGACCCCACTTCCGAAGTACGAGGATTTCAAGCGTCGCGAATTGCTCGCCCGCAAGTACGTAAGCTTGCTCGAAGCTCAGATCCAAGCTTCAGAGTGGGAGATTCGGGAACTCCACAAAGTTCGAAACGAATCGGTGACCTTTGAGTACATCAAGCTCGACCCAGAGACTCTGATGGACGCTATCCAAGTCAGCGACGAAGAAGTCACCGCTTTCCTCGCAGAGAATAAGGAAGTCGTTGAGAAGTACTACACCGATAATAAGGCCGACTATGAGGATGCCGAAGAAGTTCGACTGCGACGTATCTTCATCCTCAAGCCCGGCGAGGCAGAAGGTGACGATAAGCGTGAGGAAGCAGCGAAGAAGTTCGCGACCGCCAAGACACGCGTTGAGTCCGAGAATTTTGCTGATGTGGCAGGTGAGTTGACCGAAGACTTTGCTAAGGAAAAACAAGGGCTGATGGATTGGTCGACCCTTGAAAACTTGGACCAGAATATCGCCAAAGCTATTGCTGATGCGAAGGTCGGCGACGTCCGAGAAGTGGAGACCGATTTTGCCTATATGTTGGTGAAGGTCGAAGAGCGGAAGGAAGCCAAAGTAACCCCGCTTAGCGAGGTTGAGCGCGACATCGCAGGTACGATTCTGAAAACTCAGAAGGTTGACGCCGAGATCAAGCGGATGGCGGATGCTCTCCTCGCCGCTGCTGGCAGCCAGACTGACCTTCAGGCAGCTCTTGACTCGCTCAAGCCTGCCGCTGGTGAAGACGGTGTCCGTCCAGAAAGTCCATGGGACGCTCTCTCGGTGGCAGTGGCCCAAGACGTAACGCTTGAAGGCCAAGACCTCTCGGCTTTGCTCGGCCGTCCGATGCCGGGCCTTGGACGCCCTTGGGACATGATCCCAGGAATTGGAAAGAGCAAGGAACTCGCGCTCGATGTCTTCAAGCTTACCGAGGCGGAGCCTCTTGCTAAGAAGGTCTACCAAGTCACCGGTTCAAGTTTCATCGTGCGTTTGAAGTCGAAGCAGGAAGCGACCGACGAGAAGTTGGCTGAAACCCGCGATGAGCTTGCGCTCGAAATCCGCGGCACCAAGATCTCCCAGTTGTTGGGCTCATGGCCAGCTCTCTTCTCGCGTCCGATCTCAAACTTCGGCGAGCCTGTGACCAAGTACGGCCCGGTCCTTGAGCAAATGCTCAAAGACGCTATCGAGGACAAGACTGTTCGTCTCTTCGAGGCCAATTACCCTGCGGCAACACGAATCACGACGCCGCCAGAGGAAGCCCCGGAAATCGCTGGGCTCGAGCAGCTCGTGCAATAA
- a CDS encoding rod shape-determining protein, whose protein sequence is MLSKLLGLFSNDLAIDLGTANTLVYARGKGIVCSEPSVVAVQKDAKHGKGRVKAVGRAAKEMLGRTPGSIVAIRPMKDGVIADFEITEAMLRYFIAQAHNHRKLISPRIIICVPFGITEVEKRAVRESALQAGARDVYLIEEPMAAAIGAGLPIAEPSGNMIVDVGGGTTEVAVISLSGIVYSQSVRVGGDKMDEAIIQHMKRKYNLLVGERTAEMIKCTIGTAYPTEEVMTMEVKGRDLVAGLPKTLEVNSDEIREALQEPINAIVEAVRIALERTPPELSADIVDKGIVLAGGGALLKNLDILLREETGLPVIIADDPMSAVVLGSGKVLDEIELLREVAEHST, encoded by the coding sequence ATGTTGAGCAAACTTCTCGGACTATTTTCAAACGACCTCGCGATCGACCTCGGTACCGCGAATACCCTCGTGTACGCACGGGGCAAGGGTATCGTGTGTTCTGAACCATCGGTTGTGGCGGTTCAAAAAGACGCCAAACATGGCAAGGGCCGGGTCAAAGCAGTGGGGCGCGCAGCCAAGGAAATGCTCGGGCGAACCCCCGGAAGCATCGTTGCAATCCGCCCCATGAAAGACGGTGTGATCGCAGACTTTGAGATCACCGAAGCCATGCTTCGATATTTCATCGCTCAAGCGCACAACCATCGAAAGCTCATCAGTCCTCGCATCATCATCTGTGTGCCGTTCGGCATCACCGAAGTTGAGAAACGAGCCGTGCGCGAATCAGCCCTCCAGGCTGGCGCCCGAGACGTCTATCTCATCGAAGAGCCCATGGCCGCTGCCATCGGCGCCGGGCTACCCATCGCAGAGCCGTCCGGTAATATGATCGTCGACGTCGGTGGCGGAACCACTGAGGTGGCCGTCATCAGCTTGTCCGGCATCGTGTACTCGCAGTCAGTGCGCGTGGGCGGCGACAAGATGGATGAGGCGATCATTCAGCACATGAAACGCAAATACAATCTCTTGGTGGGCGAGCGCACCGCCGAGATGATCAAATGCACCATTGGCACGGCCTACCCCACTGAGGAGGTCATGACCATGGAGGTCAAGGGCCGCGACCTTGTCGCCGGACTTCCAAAGACCCTCGAGGTCAACTCCGATGAAATCCGCGAGGCGCTTCAAGAACCCATCAATGCCATCGTCGAGGCGGTTCGAATCGCGCTCGAGCGCACGCCACCAGAACTTTCGGCGGATATCGTCGACAAGGGCATCGTGCTCGCCGGAGGCGGCGCGCTTTTGAAGAACCTCGACATCCTACTTCGCGAGGAAACCGGGCTTCCGGTGATTATCGCGGACGACCCGATGTCGGCAGTCGTGCTCGGAAGTGGTAAAGTGCTCGACGAGATCGAGCTGCTCCGCGAAGTCGCTGAGCACTCCACTTAA
- a CDS encoding serine/threonine-protein kinase yields MSFPKPGEEFEGYHVLSVLGSGGFARVYKAWEHLHARPVALKVLLPEGGDSTLVARFEREGEVLARLQSPYTVRMLSRGHSALGLHYMALEFIDGKSLAEVRQPGQSFEPERVVRIISQVLESLSEAHRLGMLHRDIKPANIMVGQDEDGLDFVTLVDFGIAKASDLPLRKGLTTDGTVLGTPRYMSPEQIHGEGELTAAADIYSLGLVAYELLVGRRAIESEKPMDMISEQLSGISFSLPFDSGVPPALRTVVNRMIEKNKSARFSAADDVLLALKSPDILEREEAGGPSTMQLTAIRVPTQELPPRVEPTPPKSLSSDDIKSALHTSGIRKRSRNRLDSVLKALALFLLVSLGVVLVLIWLRR; encoded by the coding sequence TTGAGTTTTCCAAAACCTGGCGAAGAGTTTGAGGGGTACCATGTACTTTCGGTGCTAGGCAGCGGCGGATTCGCTCGTGTCTACAAGGCGTGGGAGCACCTACACGCGCGTCCCGTAGCCCTCAAGGTGCTCCTTCCCGAAGGTGGTGATTCGACCCTCGTCGCCCGATTTGAAAGAGAAGGCGAAGTCCTAGCTCGACTTCAGAGTCCGTATACGGTCCGCATGCTTTCACGTGGCCACTCGGCTCTTGGGCTTCATTACATGGCCTTGGAGTTTATCGACGGCAAGAGTTTGGCGGAAGTTCGCCAGCCCGGGCAGTCCTTTGAGCCAGAGCGGGTAGTCAGGATTATTTCTCAAGTCTTGGAGTCACTCAGTGAGGCCCATCGGCTTGGAATGCTTCACAGAGATATCAAGCCCGCGAATATCATGGTTGGGCAAGACGAAGACGGGCTCGATTTTGTGACCTTGGTGGACTTCGGGATCGCGAAGGCGAGCGATTTGCCGCTTAGAAAGGGGCTCACAACGGACGGAACCGTACTAGGGACGCCGCGCTACATGTCGCCTGAGCAGATTCACGGCGAAGGGGAGTTGACCGCTGCGGCCGATATCTACTCGTTGGGACTCGTCGCGTACGAGCTTCTGGTCGGGCGCCGAGCCATCGAATCCGAAAAACCGATGGACATGATCTCCGAGCAACTTTCGGGGATCTCGTTCTCGCTACCTTTCGATTCAGGGGTGCCGCCAGCCTTGAGAACGGTGGTCAACCGAATGATTGAAAAGAACAAGTCGGCCCGGTTCTCGGCGGCTGATGACGTGCTACTTGCCCTAAAGTCCCCGGATATACTTGAGCGAGAGGAGGCCGGTGGACCCTCTACCATGCAACTAACGGCGATCCGTGTTCCAACTCAGGAGTTGCCGCCAAGAGTCGAGCCGACCCCGCCGAAGTCACTGAGTTCTGACGATATCAAGAGCGCGCTACATACATCCGGAATTCGCAAGAGGTCGAGGAATCGCCTGGATAGCGTCTTGAAAGCGCTCGCTCTCTTTCTCTTGGTTTCATTGGGTGTGGTGCTGGTTCTAATCTGGCTCAGACGCTAG
- the rodA gene encoding rod shape-determining protein RodA translates to MNKGLLEKLRRIDVPLLSLVGLISALGILNLYSFAGAAYGAPVHITQSIWFVLGLGVMALTALLDYRVYERWSYALFGSVVVLLVLVLLVGTELNGSYRWLDLGFFMMQPSELLKLGVILFTAKYLHDRDFDGPLSMRDLIVPFGVVGASVALVLKQPDLGTSLVILAIFGSILLFQGIRMPTLTVLFVVALISVPVVWNFGMHDYQKTRVVSFLNLDEDTQGSSWQVRQSIIAFGSGRILGKGGESTQIEQGFVPEYENDFVAANWGERYGFLGMVGLVGLYFALILWALRISATARDRFGALVSIGVAAMIFWHVVVNLGMVTGLLPVVGLTLPFLSAGGSSLLTTMVGVGLLLNISMRK, encoded by the coding sequence ATGAATAAGGGCCTCCTTGAGAAACTTCGACGAATCGACGTACCGCTCTTGAGTTTGGTCGGGTTGATTTCTGCGCTGGGCATCCTGAATCTCTACTCATTTGCGGGCGCAGCTTATGGCGCGCCGGTACATATCACGCAGTCGATCTGGTTCGTTCTCGGCCTCGGTGTCATGGCGCTTACCGCGCTGCTCGATTACCGCGTCTACGAGCGTTGGAGCTACGCGCTCTTCGGCTCTGTGGTGGTACTCTTGGTCCTTGTGCTTCTAGTCGGAACCGAGCTCAACGGCTCGTACCGATGGCTCGATCTGGGCTTCTTTATGATGCAGCCCTCCGAACTCCTAAAGCTTGGAGTGATCCTCTTCACCGCCAAATACCTGCACGATCGGGACTTCGATGGACCACTATCGATGCGAGATCTTATCGTGCCTTTTGGAGTGGTGGGTGCGTCGGTGGCCCTCGTGCTCAAACAGCCCGACCTTGGCACCTCGCTCGTGATCCTCGCCATTTTTGGGTCAATCTTGCTCTTCCAAGGCATCCGGATGCCAACGCTCACCGTTCTCTTCGTAGTTGCGCTGATTTCGGTTCCGGTCGTCTGGAATTTTGGAATGCACGATTACCAGAAGACACGTGTGGTCTCGTTCCTAAATCTGGACGAGGACACACAGGGTAGTTCCTGGCAGGTTCGCCAATCGATCATCGCCTTTGGCAGTGGGCGAATCCTCGGAAAAGGCGGCGAGAGCACGCAGATCGAACAAGGGTTCGTCCCGGAATACGAGAACGACTTTGTGGCCGCAAACTGGGGAGAGCGCTACGGATTTCTTGGAATGGTTGGGCTCGTGGGTCTCTACTTCGCCCTGATTCTCTGGGCGTTGCGCATCTCTGCCACAGCACGCGACCGGTTCGGAGCCTTGGTTTCGATTGGAGTCGCCGCCATGATCTTTTGGCATGTGGTGGTCAATCTCGGCATGGTGACAGGTCTGCTTCCCGTCGTCGGGCTCACCCTGCCCTTCTTAAGCGCCGGCGGATCGAGCCTTCTCACCACAATGGTAGGGGTTGGCTTGCTCCTGAATATCTCCATGAGAAAGTAG